A genome region from Methylohalobius crimeensis 10Ki includes the following:
- a CDS encoding NADH:ubiquinone reductase (Na(+)-transporting) subunit D — MSEEILETEEEFDFQKVKPVLLDPLVDNNPITLQVLGICSALAVTSQMTTALIMCIALTSVVASSNTAIALIRNHIPSSIRIIVQMTIIASLVIVVDQVLKAVAYDISKQLSVFVGLIITNCIVMGRAEAFAMQNPPVTSFFDGLGNGLGYSLILMFVAFFRELLGSGSLFGVEVLPLIQNGGWYEPNGLMLLPPSAFFIIGLMIWGIRSWKPKQVEAPDYKIMPAHGEVA; from the coding sequence ATGAGTGAAGAAATCCTGGAAACCGAAGAAGAATTCGATTTTCAAAAGGTCAAGCCGGTTTTGCTCGACCCCCTGGTCGACAATAATCCGATCACCCTGCAGGTCCTGGGGATCTGCTCGGCGCTGGCGGTCACCTCGCAGATGACCACCGCGTTGATCATGTGCATCGCCCTGACCTCGGTGGTGGCCAGCTCCAATACCGCGATCGCCTTGATTCGCAATCACATTCCGTCGAGCATCCGGATCATCGTTCAGATGACCATCATCGCTTCCTTGGTGATTGTGGTGGATCAGGTCCTGAAGGCGGTGGCTTACGATATCAGCAAGCAATTGTCGGTGTTCGTGGGTCTGATTATCACCAACTGCATCGTCATGGGGCGGGCGGAGGCCTTCGCCATGCAGAACCCGCCCGTGACCAGCTTCTTCGACGGCCTGGGCAACGGCTTGGGCTATAGCTTGATCTTGATGTTCGTGGCGTTCTTTCGCGAATTGCTGGGTTCCGGCAGCCTGTTCGGCGTGGAGGTGCTGCCGCTGATCCAGAACGGCGGCTGGTACGAGCCCAACGGCCTCATGCTGTTGCCGCCCAGCGCCTTCTTCATCATCGGTTTGATGATCTGGGGCATTCGTTCCTGGAAGCCGAAGCAAGTGGAAGCGCCGGATTATAAAATCATGCCGGCCCACGGGGAGGTGGCGTAA
- the nqrE gene encoding NADH:ubiquinone reductase (Na(+)-transporting) subunit E, giving the protein MEALISLFVKSVFIENLALAFFLGMCTFLAVSKKISTAIGLGIAVIVVQTLTVPANHLIHAYLLQEGALSWAGLPDVNLSFLVYLASIGVIAAIVQILEMTLDRFFPALFNALGIFLPLITVNCAILGGSLFMIERDYNLSESAVYGVGSGLGWALAITALAGIREKLKYSDIPAGLQGLGITFITAGLMSLGFMAFSGIQL; this is encoded by the coding sequence ATGGAAGCGTTGATCAGTCTGTTCGTCAAATCGGTTTTCATCGAAAACCTGGCCTTGGCGTTCTTTCTGGGGATGTGCACGTTTCTGGCCGTCTCCAAGAAGATCAGCACCGCCATCGGGCTCGGGATCGCGGTGATCGTGGTGCAGACCCTGACCGTTCCGGCCAACCATTTGATCCATGCCTACCTGCTCCAGGAGGGCGCCCTGAGTTGGGCGGGGCTGCCGGATGTGAATCTGAGTTTTCTGGTTTACCTGGCCAGTATCGGGGTGATCGCGGCCATCGTCCAAATCTTGGAAATGACCCTGGACCGCTTCTTTCCGGCGCTGTTCAACGCCCTGGGTATTTTTCTGCCCTTGATCACCGTCAATTGCGCCATTCTCGGCGGCAGTCTGTTCATGATCGAGCGCGACTACAATCTGTCCGAGAGCGCGGTGTACGGCGTGGGCAGCGGTCTGGGCTGGGCGTTGGCGATTACCGCCTTGGCGGGAATCCGGGAAAAGCTCAAGTACAGTGATATTCCGGCCGGTTTGCAAGGGCTGGGCATCACTTTCATCACCGCGGGACTGATGTCGCTCGGGTTTATGGCGTTTTCCGGAATTCAGCTCTAA
- the nqrF gene encoding NADH:ubiquinone reductase (Na(+)-transporting) subunit F — MLEIILGVLFFTLIVIALVMVILWAKSHLVPQGEVDVVINDEKTIHAPVGSKLLMALANNHLFVSSACGGGGTCGQCKVKVLEGGGELLPTEAGHITKREAREGERLSCQLTVKQPLKIEVPEDVFGVKQWECTVRSNHNVATFIKELVLELPEGETLDFRAGGYIQIECPPHLVKYSDFDIEEEFREDWDKYDLWKFESKVGEPVVRAYSMANYPEEQGIVMLNVRVATPPPGMNVPPGQMSSYIFNLKPGDKVTISGPFGEFFARETDNEMVFVGGGAGMAPMRSHIFDQLMRIKTNRKMTFWYGARSLREAFYIDHFDKLQAENDNFNWYLALSEPKPEDNWSGYTGFIHEVLYENYLKDHPAPEDCEYYLCGPPVMNAAMIKMLEDLGVERENIMLDDFGG, encoded by the coding sequence ATGTTGGAGATCATTTTAGGGGTTTTATTTTTCACGCTCATCGTCATCGCTTTGGTGATGGTGATTCTATGGGCCAAATCCCATTTGGTGCCTCAAGGAGAGGTGGACGTGGTCATCAACGACGAGAAGACCATCCACGCACCGGTGGGGTCCAAGTTGTTGATGGCCTTGGCCAACAATCATTTGTTCGTCTCCTCGGCCTGCGGGGGCGGGGGAACCTGCGGCCAATGCAAGGTGAAAGTGCTGGAAGGCGGCGGCGAACTGCTGCCGACCGAGGCTGGCCACATCACCAAGCGCGAGGCCCGGGAAGGCGAGCGCCTGTCCTGTCAATTGACCGTCAAGCAGCCTCTGAAGATCGAAGTGCCGGAGGACGTCTTCGGGGTCAAGCAATGGGAATGCACGGTACGCTCCAATCATAACGTGGCCACCTTCATCAAGGAGTTGGTGCTGGAGCTGCCGGAAGGGGAAACCCTGGATTTCCGCGCCGGGGGCTACATTCAGATCGAATGTCCTCCCCACCTCGTGAAATATTCCGATTTCGACATTGAGGAAGAATTCCGCGAGGATTGGGACAAATACGATCTTTGGAAGTTCGAGTCGAAGGTGGGCGAGCCGGTGGTGCGGGCCTATTCCATGGCCAACTATCCGGAGGAACAGGGCATTGTGATGCTCAACGTGCGAGTGGCCACCCCGCCTCCGGGCATGAATGTTCCGCCGGGGCAAATGTCGTCCTACATTTTCAATCTCAAGCCCGGCGACAAAGTGACCATTTCGGGGCCGTTCGGCGAGTTCTTCGCCCGCGAGACCGACAACGAGATGGTCTTTGTCGGCGGCGGCGCGGGGATGGCGCCGATGCGCTCCCACATCTTCGACCAACTGATGCGGATCAAAACGAATCGCAAGATGACCTTCTGGTACGGCGCCCGGAGTTTGCGCGAGGCGTTCTATATCGATCATTTCGACAAGCTCCAGGCCGAGAACGACAACTTCAACTGGTATCTGGCCTTGTCGGAACCGAAACCGGAAGACAACTGGAGCGGCTATACGGGCTTCATCCACGAGGTATTGTACGAAAACTATCTGAAGGATCATCCCGCGCCGGAAGACTGCGAGTACTATTTGTGCGGTCCCCCGGTGATGAACGCCGCGATGATCAAAATGCTGGAGGATCTCGGTGTCGAGCGGGAAAATATCATGCTGGACGATTTCGGCGGTTAA
- a CDS encoding FAD:protein FMN transferase: MLLVLFGVGCERETSKAQFEHDGLALGTSFSVKATRLPPGIEPDGLKNELEDLLETVDRQMSTYREDSELSRFNRSIADNWQPVSEDLARVVAASLEISRWSGGAFDVTVGPLVNLWGFGPDPDITETPSDAAIETLKARIGYDRLEVRLDPPALKKREPQLYVDLSAIAKGFAVDLMAEHLEALGIEDYLVEVGGEVRLKGDSPRGGAWRIALEKPVPQVRQVEKLLTLTDTAMATSGDYRNYFEVDGERFSHTIDPRSGRPIRHRLASVTVLSHTTMQADALATALTVLGPREGFARAEEAGLSALFIVKEKEGFSEKATSAFIKQTGGGAT; the protein is encoded by the coding sequence GTGCTCCTCGTTTTGTTTGGGGTCGGTTGCGAGCGGGAGACGTCGAAGGCTCAATTCGAACACGATGGCCTTGCCCTGGGGACGAGTTTTTCGGTCAAGGCCACTCGCTTGCCGCCGGGAATCGAACCGGACGGCCTCAAAAACGAGCTGGAAGATCTGCTGGAAACGGTGGATCGACAAATGTCCACCTATCGCGAGGATTCCGAACTATCCCGCTTCAATCGAAGCATCGCCGACAATTGGCAGCCGGTTTCGGAAGATTTGGCGAGGGTGGTGGCGGCGTCCCTGGAAATCAGTCGATGGAGCGGGGGGGCTTTCGATGTGACGGTCGGTCCTTTGGTCAATCTGTGGGGTTTCGGTCCCGATCCCGACATCACGGAGACGCCATCCGATGCAGCGATTGAAACGCTGAAGGCTCGAATCGGTTACGACAGGCTGGAAGTCCGGCTCGATCCGCCGGCGTTGAAAAAACGCGAGCCCCAGTTGTATGTGGATCTTTCGGCGATCGCCAAGGGCTTCGCCGTGGATCTTATGGCCGAACATTTGGAAGCCTTGGGGATCGAAGATTATCTGGTCGAGGTCGGCGGCGAGGTGCGTCTGAAAGGCGACAGTCCCCGCGGGGGCGCGTGGCGGATTGCGCTCGAGAAGCCGGTACCCCAAGTACGCCAAGTGGAAAAATTGCTGACATTAACCGATACCGCCATGGCCACCTCCGGCGACTACCGCAATTATTTCGAGGTCGACGGCGAGCGTTTCTCCCATACCATCGACCCCCGCAGCGGCAGGCCGATCAGGCACCGTCTGGCATCCGTCACCGTGTTGAGTCATACTACAATGCAGGCCGACGCGTTGGCGACCGCATTGACGGTACTGGGTCCCCGGGAGGGATTCGCCCGGGCGGAAGAGGCGGGACTTTCCGCCTTGTTTATCGTCAAAGAAAAGGAAGGCTTCAGCGAAAAGGCCACATCGGCGTTTATCAAGCAGACGGGTGGAGGTGCAACATGA
- a CDS encoding CBS domain-containing protein, which translates to MLRDISVREYMATNLVTFTPETEVFEAIRQLLKHKITGAPVLDENGRLKGTFSEGDCLHVALDAAYHEEMAGKVGEYMNADVETVAPDTSVIEVAERFQKSKLRHFLVLDDDRLVGLISRVDILRALVKIY; encoded by the coding sequence ATGTTGCGGGATATCAGCGTACGCGAGTACATGGCGACCAATTTGGTGACTTTCACGCCGGAGACGGAAGTCTTCGAGGCGATTCGTCAATTGCTCAAACACAAAATCACCGGCGCCCCGGTGCTGGACGAAAACGGCCGGCTCAAGGGTACCTTTTCGGAAGGCGATTGCCTGCACGTGGCATTGGACGCCGCCTATCACGAAGAGATGGCGGGCAAGGTCGGCGAATACATGAATGCCGACGTGGAAACCGTCGCTCCCGATACCAGCGTCATCGAAGTGGCCGAGCGGTTTCAGAAAAGCAAGCTGCGCCATTTCCTGGTCTTGGACGATGACCGTTTGGTGGGCTTGATCAGCCGGGTGGATATATTGCGGGCATTGGTGAAGATTTACTGA
- the acnA gene encoding aconitate hydratase AcnA: MHDFDPFGSRAELNTAAGKLGYFNLARLEAENLGEVTALPFTIKVLLESILRHCDGKLIREQDVAALAGWNPTGDNRAEVPFMPARVLLQDFTGVPALVDLAAMRQAVQRLGKQPAQVEPLIPADLVVDHSIQVDAFGSPEALKQNMALEFERNLERYQFLKWGQQAFESFKVVPPGVGIVHQVNLEYLARGVFCQDGIVYPDSLVGTDSHTTMINGLGILGWGVGGIEAEAGMLGQPLYMLPPEVIGFELTGALPEGATATDLVLRITEMLRAHGVVGKFVEFFGPGLSTISVPDRATVANMAPEYGATVGFFPVDAAVLEYMRATGRPQDRVELIETYYKAQGLFRTDDTPAPRFSEVLRLDLSTVEPSLAGPRRPQDRVAVGALRDAFRQALTRPASEAGFGVPPAEKDAAVSVSVDGRKAELKHGSVVIAAITSCTNTSNPSVMLSAGLVAKKAAEKGLKPSVSVKTSLAPGSRVVTDYLQESGLLPYLEAIGFYTVGYGCTTCIGNSGPLPEAVAKGIQSGRLVAAAVLSGNRNFEGRVHPLTRANYLASPPLVVAYALAGTVDIDLTREPLGTDKEGRPVYLRDIWPTREELEAVLKTASDPEKFNRVYTHLDDFNPEWNAIQVPASVLYDWPPESTYIQEPPFFQKMQPQPEPIQPIEGARVLAMMGDSVTTDHISPAGVIPEGPAAEYLRSKGVGEKDFNTFGARRGNHEVMMRGTFANIRLKNLLVPGKEGGVTIHFPGGEETWIFDAAMRYQAEEVPLIVLAGKDYGMGSSRDWAAKGPRLLGVKAVIAESFERIHRSNLVGMGILPLTFKPGDSARSLGLTGRERYRIPADETLAVGAELTVTAEADDGTKISFPADVRLNSAAELEYYRNGGILQTVLRNMLTGEAASA; this comes from the coding sequence ATGCATGATTTCGATCCTTTCGGCAGTCGGGCCGAGTTGAATACGGCGGCGGGTAAGCTTGGTTATTTCAACTTGGCGCGGCTGGAGGCGGAAAATCTGGGAGAGGTCACCGCCTTGCCTTTCACCATCAAGGTCCTGTTGGAGTCGATTTTGCGTCATTGCGACGGCAAACTGATCCGGGAACAGGACGTGGCCGCCCTTGCCGGCTGGAATCCGACCGGCGACAACCGGGCCGAAGTTCCCTTCATGCCGGCGCGGGTTTTGCTCCAGGATTTCACCGGCGTGCCGGCGCTGGTCGATTTGGCGGCGATGCGCCAGGCGGTCCAGCGTCTGGGAAAACAACCGGCGCAGGTGGAGCCCCTGATTCCGGCGGATTTGGTGGTGGACCATTCCATTCAGGTGGATGCATTCGGATCTCCGGAGGCGCTCAAGCAGAATATGGCCTTGGAGTTCGAACGCAACTTGGAGCGGTATCAGTTCCTGAAGTGGGGACAACAGGCCTTCGAGTCGTTCAAAGTCGTGCCGCCCGGGGTCGGAATCGTGCATCAGGTCAATTTGGAATATCTGGCGCGGGGGGTGTTTTGCCAGGACGGTATCGTCTACCCGGACAGCCTGGTGGGAACCGATTCCCATACCACCATGATCAACGGCCTGGGCATCCTGGGCTGGGGGGTCGGCGGCATCGAAGCGGAGGCCGGCATGCTGGGGCAACCGCTCTACATGCTGCCGCCGGAGGTCATCGGCTTCGAACTCACCGGAGCGCTTCCCGAGGGAGCGACCGCCACCGATCTGGTGCTTCGTATCACGGAAATGCTGCGCGCGCACGGGGTGGTGGGAAAATTCGTGGAATTTTTCGGGCCGGGGCTGAGCACCATCAGCGTGCCGGATCGGGCCACGGTGGCCAATATGGCGCCCGAATACGGCGCCACCGTGGGCTTTTTCCCGGTGGATGCGGCGGTACTGGAATACATGCGCGCCACCGGTCGTCCGCAGGATCGGGTCGAGCTGATCGAAACCTACTACAAAGCCCAAGGGCTGTTCCGCACCGACGACACCCCGGCGCCCCGTTTCAGCGAGGTTCTGCGGCTCGATTTGAGCACTGTCGAACCCAGTCTGGCCGGTCCTCGGCGGCCCCAGGACCGGGTGGCGGTGGGGGCGCTTCGCGACGCCTTCCGGCAGGCTTTGACCCGGCCGGCCTCGGAGGCCGGATTCGGGGTCCCGCCGGCGGAGAAGGACGCCGCCGTATCGGTGTCGGTCGACGGACGGAAGGCCGAACTGAAGCACGGCTCGGTGGTGATCGCCGCGATCACCAGTTGCACCAATACCAGTAATCCCTCGGTGATGCTGAGCGCCGGCTTGGTGGCGAAAAAGGCGGCGGAAAAAGGTCTTAAACCGTCGGTGTCCGTCAAGACCAGCCTGGCGCCGGGATCGCGGGTGGTGACCGATTACTTGCAAGAATCCGGTCTATTGCCGTATCTGGAAGCAATCGGTTTCTATACGGTCGGTTACGGTTGCACCACCTGCATCGGCAACAGCGGGCCGTTGCCCGAGGCGGTCGCCAAGGGCATCCAGTCGGGGCGCTTGGTGGCGGCCGCGGTGTTGTCCGGCAACCGCAATTTCGAAGGGCGGGTGCATCCTTTGACCCGGGCCAACTATTTGGCCTCGCCCCCTCTGGTGGTGGCCTACGCCCTGGCCGGCACCGTGGACATCGATCTGACCCGCGAGCCCCTGGGTACCGACAAGGAAGGCCGACCGGTCTATTTGCGCGATATTTGGCCCACTCGGGAAGAATTGGAGGCGGTCCTCAAGACGGCCTCCGATCCGGAAAAATTCAACCGGGTCTATACGCATCTGGACGATTTCAATCCCGAATGGAACGCCATTCAGGTGCCGGCCAGCGTCCTTTACGACTGGCCGCCCGAGTCCACCTATATTCAGGAACCGCCTTTCTTCCAGAAAATGCAGCCGCAGCCCGAGCCCATTCAACCCATCGAGGGCGCGCGCGTGTTGGCCATGATGGGGGATTCGGTGACCACCGACCACATTTCGCCCGCGGGCGTGATTCCGGAAGGACCGGCGGCCGAATACCTGCGCTCCAAGGGAGTGGGCGAGAAGGATTTCAATACCTTCGGCGCCCGGCGCGGCAATCACGAGGTCATGATGCGCGGCACTTTCGCCAATATCCGTCTCAAGAACTTGTTGGTGCCGGGTAAGGAAGGCGGCGTGACGATCCATTTCCCCGGGGGCGAGGAAACCTGGATTTTCGACGCCGCCATGCGTTATCAAGCGGAAGAGGTGCCGCTGATCGTGCTCGCCGGCAAGGATTACGGCATGGGCAGTTCCCGCGATTGGGCCGCCAAGGGACCGCGGTTGTTGGGCGTCAAGGCGGTGATCGCCGAGAGCTTCGAGCGCATTCACCGCAGCAATTTGGTGGGAATGGGGATTCTTCCGTTGACCTTCAAACCGGGCGACAGTGCGAGGAGCTTGGGGCTGACCGGTCGCGAGCGTTATCGGATCCCGGCGGACGAGACCCTGGCGGTGGGCGCGGAACTGACGGTGACCGCCGAGGCCGACGACGGGACGAAAATCTCCTTTCCGGCGGATGTGCGCTTGAATAGCGCGGCGGAATTGGAATATTACCGGAACGGCGGTATTTTGCAGACGGTCCTGAGAAACATGTTGACCGGCGAGGCCGCAAGCGCTTGA
- the uvrC gene encoding excinuclease ABC subunit UvrC: MSSAPAFDIETFLKTLTTLPGVYKMLGADGNPIYIGKAANLKHRVSSYFRGGAGPKQRAMLSKLQRIEVTVTRTEGEALLLESQLVKRYQPRYNICLKDDKSYPYIYVSTEHPFPRVTFHRGARKLPGRYFGPYPSAGAVRRTLKLLQKVFPVRQCRDSYYNHRSRPCLQYQIKRCTAPCVGYVDQVRYRQDVADILRFLAGEGDQVVADWVRRMERAAERLEFEQAARYRDQIATLREILETQCVAGERGDLDVIAIAVKGGVACVQVAWFRGGRYLGDKTYFPAQVEAHAPARILTAFLGQYYLEKPIPPEILLNHDPEDPDSQNSAGELLADMLSRQSGRGVHLIHRPRGQRREWLEMARANAETALSLRLAKQQDAGARLAALNQLLGLNTPPERLECFDISHIRGDQTVASCVVFDREGPVKSAYRRFNIRDVTPGDDYAALAQAVRRRYQRLRKEGRRLPDLLLIDGGKGQVRGVAEVLMELEVTGIPLVGVAKGPERRDGDEDLYLAWRDAWLHPGEHAGLLLIRHLRDEAHRFAVAGHRQSRGRAKRQSVLETIAGLGPRRRQRLLQQFGGLQAIKKASVDALSSVDGISRRMARKIYETLHEQNA, translated from the coding sequence ATGAGCAGCGCGCCGGCCTTCGATATCGAGACGTTTTTGAAGACCTTGACCACCCTTCCCGGGGTCTACAAGATGCTGGGTGCCGATGGCAACCCCATATACATCGGCAAGGCCGCCAATCTCAAGCACCGGGTCTCCAGCTATTTCCGGGGCGGGGCAGGGCCCAAGCAGCGGGCGATGCTCTCCAAACTGCAACGGATCGAGGTGACCGTCACCCGGACCGAGGGCGAAGCGCTGCTTTTGGAAAGCCAGTTGGTCAAGCGCTATCAGCCGCGCTATAACATCTGCCTCAAGGACGACAAGAGCTATCCGTACATTTACGTCTCCACCGAGCACCCCTTTCCGCGGGTGACTTTTCATCGGGGCGCGCGCAAGCTGCCGGGACGCTATTTCGGGCCGTATCCCAGCGCCGGCGCGGTGCGTCGCACCCTGAAGCTGCTCCAGAAAGTGTTTCCGGTCCGCCAGTGCCGGGACAGCTATTACAACCACCGCAGCCGGCCTTGTCTGCAGTATCAGATCAAGCGCTGCACCGCCCCCTGTGTGGGCTACGTGGATCAGGTCCGCTATCGCCAGGACGTGGCCGATATCCTGCGTTTTTTGGCGGGAGAGGGCGACCAGGTGGTGGCCGATTGGGTCCGGCGCATGGAACGTGCCGCCGAGCGGCTTGAATTCGAACAGGCGGCGCGCTACCGGGATCAGATCGCGACCCTCCGCGAGATCCTGGAAACCCAATGCGTGGCGGGCGAGCGGGGCGACCTGGATGTGATCGCCATCGCCGTGAAGGGCGGGGTGGCGTGTGTGCAGGTGGCTTGGTTTAGGGGCGGTCGTTACCTGGGAGATAAGACCTATTTTCCGGCCCAGGTGGAAGCCCATGCCCCGGCCCGGATATTGACCGCCTTTCTCGGTCAGTATTATCTGGAAAAACCGATCCCCCCCGAGATCCTTCTCAATCACGATCCCGAGGATCCGGATTCGCAAAACTCGGCGGGGGAATTGTTGGCCGACATGTTGAGCCGGCAATCCGGACGCGGCGTCCATTTGATTCATCGGCCCCGGGGACAACGCCGCGAATGGCTGGAAATGGCCCGGGCCAATGCGGAGACTGCGCTCTCCTTGCGCTTGGCCAAACAGCAGGACGCCGGGGCCCGCTTGGCCGCGCTCAATCAGTTGTTGGGGCTGAACACGCCTCCCGAACGCTTGGAATGCTTCGATATCAGCCATATCCGGGGGGACCAGACGGTCGCCTCCTGTGTGGTGTTCGATCGCGAAGGGCCGGTCAAATCCGCGTATCGACGTTTCAATATCCGCGATGTCACGCCGGGCGACGACTATGCCGCCTTGGCCCAGGCGGTTCGACGCCGCTACCAACGTCTCCGCAAGGAAGGGCGGCGCTTGCCCGATTTGCTCTTGATCGACGGCGGCAAGGGGCAGGTCAGGGGGGTTGCCGAGGTGTTGATGGAACTGGAGGTGACGGGAATTCCCCTCGTGGGGGTCGCCAAGGGACCCGAGCGGCGGGACGGGGATGAGGATCTCTATCTGGCGTGGCGGGACGCGTGGCTGCATCCGGGAGAACATGCGGGCCTGCTGCTGATTCGCCATCTTCGCGACGAAGCCCATCGCTTCGCCGTGGCGGGGCATCGGCAAAGCCGCGGCCGGGCCAAGCGCCAATCGGTCTTGGAAACCATCGCCGGCCTGGGGCCGCGCCGCCGGCAGCGTCTGCTACAGCAATTCGGCGGACTTCAGGCGATTAAAAAAGCCAGCGTGGACGCCTTGAGTTCGGTGGATGGCATCAGTCGTCGGATGGCGCGGAAAATCTACGAAACTTTACACGAGCAAAACGCTTGA
- the pgsA gene encoding CDP-diacylglycerol--glycerol-3-phosphate 3-phosphatidyltransferase — translation MSTSALNIATWLTLLRIALIPVLIGLFYLPWPGARVMCALVFLLASLTDWLDGYLARKLNQSTAFGAFLDPVADKLMVAVALVLLVQNDPEPWLALAAVIIIGREITIASLREWMAEIGQRRKVEVSWLGKAKTTLQMSAITLLLFAVDWWTEVLQPLGYGFLVLAAFMTLWSMINYLRAAWPILMENR, via the coding sequence TTGAGTACCTCTGCATTGAATATCGCTACTTGGCTGACCTTACTCCGCATCGCACTGATTCCGGTGTTGATCGGTCTGTTTTATCTGCCCTGGCCGGGCGCGCGCGTCATGTGCGCGCTGGTGTTTCTTTTGGCCTCCCTGACCGATTGGTTGGACGGCTATCTGGCGCGCAAATTGAACCAGTCCACGGCTTTCGGCGCCTTCCTGGATCCGGTGGCGGACAAGTTGATGGTGGCGGTGGCGCTGGTGCTTTTGGTCCAGAACGACCCGGAGCCCTGGCTGGCGCTGGCGGCGGTGATCATTATCGGCCGCGAGATTACCATCGCTTCGCTGCGGGAATGGATGGCCGAAATCGGCCAGCGCAGAAAAGTGGAAGTCTCCTGGCTGGGGAAAGCCAAGACCACGCTGCAGATGAGCGCGATCACTTTGCTGTTGTTCGCGGTGGATTGGTGGACCGAGGTTTTGCAGCCCTTGGGTTACGGATTTCTCGTTCTGGCAGCCTTCATGACCCTGTGGTCGATGATCAACTATCTGCGCGCGGCCTGGCCCATTTTAATGGAAAACCGCTGA
- the aroG gene encoding 3-deoxy-7-phosphoheptulonate synthase AroG gives MSNRYRTDNLRIQEIQEVSPPQQLHDELPLTDRASRSTFEARQTIHNILNGDDKRLLVIMGPCSIHDPDAARDYASRLVKWKESLAEDLVIVMRVYFEKPRTRVGWKGLINDPGLDESFNINKGLRVARKLLSDINEMGLPAATEYLDLITPQYVSDLISWGAIGARTTESQVHRELASGLSCPVGFKNATDGTVQVAVDAIASAQRPHHFLSLTKAGHSAIFATRGNEDCHLILRGGRRPNYDAESVNQAAETLEQAGLPGRLMIDFSHGNSFKQFKRQMLVAEDVSQQINAGDERIIGVMVESHLKEGRQDLKPGQPLEYGKSITDACLGWGDSERVLEMLAQAVRKRRGNSDR, from the coding sequence ATGTCCAACCGTTACCGTACCGATAATTTGAGAATTCAGGAAATCCAGGAAGTCAGTCCGCCCCAGCAGCTGCACGACGAATTGCCTTTGACCGATCGAGCGTCGCGTTCCACTTTCGAAGCGCGTCAGACGATTCATAACATACTCAACGGCGATGACAAGCGTTTGTTGGTGATCATGGGGCCCTGTTCGATCCACGATCCGGATGCGGCCCGCGACTACGCTTCCCGCTTGGTGAAGTGGAAGGAGTCCTTGGCCGAGGACCTGGTCATCGTCATGCGGGTGTATTTCGAGAAACCCCGTACTCGGGTGGGTTGGAAAGGACTGATCAACGATCCCGGCTTGGACGAAAGCTTCAACATCAACAAGGGGCTTAGAGTCGCCCGCAAGCTGCTTTCGGACATCAACGAAATGGGCTTGCCGGCGGCGACCGAATATCTGGATCTGATCACCCCGCAATACGTTTCCGACTTGATTTCCTGGGGGGCCATCGGAGCCCGGACCACTGAAAGTCAGGTGCATAGAGAACTGGCTTCCGGCTTGTCTTGTCCGGTGGGGTTCAAAAACGCCACCGACGGTACCGTTCAGGTGGCGGTGGACGCCATCGCTTCGGCCCAGCGTCCCCATCATTTCCTATCGTTGACCAAGGCGGGCCACTCGGCGATTTTCGCGACCCGCGGCAACGAGGATTGCCATCTGATTCTGCGGGGCGGACGGCGTCCCAATTACGATGCGGAAAGCGTCAATCAAGCCGCCGAGACCCTGGAACAAGCGGGCCTGCCGGGGCGGCTGATGATCGATTTCAGTCACGGCAACAGCTTCAAGCAGTTCAAGCGGCAAATGTTGGTGGCCGAAGACGTGAGTCAACAAATCAACGCCGGCGACGAGCGTATCATCGGCGTGATGGTGGAAAGCCACTTGAAGGAAGGACGTCAGGATCTGAAGCCCGGCCAACCCTTGGAATACGGCAAGAGCATCACCGATGCGTGCCTGGGGTGGGGAGACAGCGAAAGAGTTCTGGAAATGTTGGCCCAGGCGGTGCGGAAACGCCGCGGCAATTCGGATCGGTGA